One uncultured Draconibacterium sp. genomic window, CGTGGACCTTTTGTTGAAATGGGTTCTTTGGCAACTTGTACCAGAACTTTCTGTCCTACTTTTAACAGTTCGTTTACTTTACCTTCTTTGTTAATGTCGGGTTCGGAATGAATCCGTGCAATGGAAGAAATTTTATTTTTACGGGACGATGCAATTCTCAGAAATTTATTGAGTGTTGCAAACTGTGGCCCCATGTCAAGGTAATGTAAAAAAGCATCTTTACTGTAACCTACGTCGATAAATGCAGCGTTTAAACTGGGCATTATTTTTTTCACTTTGCCGAGATAAATGTCTCCGACAGCAAATTTTGCCCCGCTTCTTTCCCTACTAAGTTCAACAAGCTTTTTATTTTCCTGTAAGGCAATAACAATTTCGGATGGAGTTACATCAATTATTAAATCGCTACTCACAACCTTTGATTAATCTTTTAATTTAGTTAATACTATAGTTTATAACAGATTAAACCTAAAGCAATACTTGCTTTAGGTTTAATCAATATTCTCAAGATTTTATCTGAATAAAACCTTATTTCTTCTTCTTGTGCCTGTTCTTACGCAATCTTTTTTTGCGTTTATGAGTGGCCATCTTATGTCTCTTTCTTTTCTTTCCGCTTGGCATAACTCTTTATTTTACTTGATTTTTAACTTGTGATACAAATGTTTTCGCTGGTTTAAACGAAGGAATATTGTGTGCAGGAATAATGATGGTGGTGTTCTTAGAAATATTTCTAGCTGTTTTTTCTGCTCTTTTTTTCACAACAAAACTACCGAAACCTCTCAGGTAAACATTTTTACCATCAACCAATGAATCTTTTACGGTTTCCATAAAAGCTTCAACTGTTTTTTGAACAGTTACTTTCTCAATTCCTGTTTCTTTAGAAATTTCATTTACAATATCTGCCTTAGTCATCTCTTAAAATATTTAATTTTCAATGTATTAATCGTTTTTATTCGAGTTTGCAAAAATAAAAATAATTATAAAACCGAAAAGCTTTTCAATTAAATTATTTTTGTTTTTATCAAGATTCTTAATCAGTTAGCGTAAAATGTACAGTTTTAGTAACAAAATACACAAGTGGTACGAGCAGAATAAACGTGATTTACCGTGGAGAAATACTAAAAATCCGTATTTTATTTGGATCTCGGAAATCATTCTGCAACAGACACGTATCGCACAAGGTACGAATTATTATCTGCGTTTTATCAAAAACTTTCCGACTGTTTCCGATTTAGCCAACGCACACGAAGATGAAGTGTTAAAATTATGGCAAGGTTTGGGTTATTATTCGCGCGCAAGGAACTTGCATGCTGCTGCAAAAACAATTGTTAGTTTATACAAGTCTCAATTTCCGGACACATACAATAATATATTAGGCTTAAAAGGAATTGGTCCATATACTGCAGCAGCAGTTGCATCTATTGCATTCGATCTCCCCTATCCAGCCGTGGACGGTAATATTTACCGTGTACTCTCGCGTTATTTTGGAATCGACACGCCAATCGACAGTTCTGAAGGGAAAAAGCAGTTTCAGGAATTGGCAGAAGAGCTGATTCAGAACCAACCACCCGGC contains:
- a CDS encoding AURKAIP1/COX24 domain-containing protein codes for the protein MPSGKKRKRHKMATHKRKKRLRKNRHKKKK
- a CDS encoding HU family DNA-binding protein; protein product: MTKADIVNEISKETGIEKVTVQKTVEAFMETVKDSLVDGKNVYLRGFGSFVVKKRAEKTARNISKNTTIIIPAHNIPSFKPAKTFVSQVKNQVK
- the mutY gene encoding A/G-specific adenine glycosylase; the encoded protein is MYSFSNKIHKWYEQNKRDLPWRNTKNPYFIWISEIILQQTRIAQGTNYYLRFIKNFPTVSDLANAHEDEVLKLWQGLGYYSRARNLHAAAKTIVSLYKSQFPDTYNNILGLKGIGPYTAAAVASIAFDLPYPAVDGNIYRVLSRYFGIDTPIDSSEGKKQFQELAEELIQNQPPGMHNQALMEFGALQCIPKSPDCSLCPISEGCYAFINNKIEQLPTKSKKTKQRVRFFYYYLIDDGIHIYINRRTTNDIWKNLYELPLLEQEKEAEDKELIQKTIPFINGIPYNIKLISAAKKHILSHQIIYSRLIHVEVNSDINISEQLIRVNKKDISKFAVPRLVEQFFEDFNLG